A single Paraburkholderia sp. FT54 DNA region contains:
- a CDS encoding YhdP family protein has translation MSERNESADPHETVQVRPVSGSDHIVLRRTFHVVLALALVLYFIATGLFLGLRYVVLPRVDSFRPRIEASVSEKLHAQFTIGKLAPHWSGFQPGLDVTNLVIRDHDGNAALTIPHATATLSWRSLWQFHPALSSLIVDQPDVLVSRSSDGVLSVAGVPVPTRHSGNDTLSTWLLRQQAIVVRGGALRWRDAQHDAPELALRDIRIAILNDGYDHRLALQAPADGQVLHGPLDFRTHFKHAPLSAIGKPINWTGQVYVSTGPVDLPTLARYVDFPIETFAGRIDNAIWIDFTEGRMKSAGGQLAGTDVALRVRPTQPKLLVPVANFSWRLEAEQGDYKLQLSQLHAELGQPPLDDGTPLTRTLALTTLNGRYRTASQQHGQLVSVSGDRVDLGILAEFSRALPLPQRLLNNLVRFNPRGLVANYVIEVERGKPESGEAGSDHRPSGAEPIEHYRFKGDLQGISVAAQEPPPGLTPLNHPRAGIPGIENLWGSVDADETHGTALLDTSNVAITLPGVFDDPRLKLDHLHGRADWAIKLKAPGENRPAFTVKLADFSVSNADVAATASADYSNPGHGRGSLDLKADFQRAQVARIVRYLPTSISEKLRIYLGHGLQAGMSQGATIEVHGDLTKFPYSRDPSAGLFHIVAPFKGGKFDPTPFPPRKMRNGTPNVWPALDGIDGVFELKQNVLRFDIDRAHYKQVALIGVNGRIEDLGTKASSLVIKGDGHGPLADMLDYVNASSLGIMAKHETEKVRAEGPASLALQLTVPRTPKPHIAVEGAVGFQNNRLSVENVPPLSQLKGKVHFTEHTAQVERLSGQFLGGDVHANGGLKKDGTYALDLGGHIAVDAARGLNLHGSAAQVLTRMSGSAPYALNVRGAKGRLPEVTANSDLTGLALDFPAPFNKPVGTPMPLRFAVNPSAAFGETGLERADLTFGPVAATYLLRYQPKTAPTVVRGAVGVNRPADLPSEGVTAAVELDAFDADAWRALVAQMRSKEAPAPATATPAAPNPTVTQFLPNRFALHIGTLTLLKRHWDSVIVGASHADRTWQANIASNQVSGHVSWLPGATKESPGTLQARFARVVIPSATDKDLLGQAISAPAQNMPSIDLVVNELIFRDRNVGRLEVDAHNFDEDGVPVWQLDKLDITNSAATLTATANWRTSTELGNSADQATPRRTVFDFKLDIKDAGALLERFGQPRTLKAGNGSLSGKVVWQGGPTKIDYPTFNGNLAVDLRHGQILKVDPGVAKLLGVLSLQSLARFATMNFHDVIGEGLPFEHVTGTAQIHNGIGRTENFELVTAPARAEMKGSVDLAQETQDLHVRVVPTISAGAGVIAAAVINPLLGLGALVADVAFSQTVSHAFARDYAITGSWSKPHVERVKDDRGKMDAPASTVEAH, from the coding sequence ATGTCCGAGCGAAACGAATCCGCCGACCCGCACGAAACTGTGCAAGTCCGGCCTGTGAGCGGAAGCGACCACATCGTGCTGCGTCGGACTTTTCACGTGGTCCTCGCGCTCGCGCTCGTCCTGTATTTCATTGCGACGGGTCTGTTTCTCGGCTTGCGCTACGTGGTCCTGCCGCGCGTCGACTCGTTCCGGCCGCGCATCGAAGCCAGCGTTTCCGAAAAGCTGCACGCCCAGTTCACCATCGGCAAACTCGCTCCGCATTGGAGCGGCTTCCAGCCCGGCCTCGACGTCACCAACCTCGTGATCCGCGATCACGACGGCAACGCCGCACTGACGATCCCGCACGCCACCGCCACGCTCTCGTGGAGGTCGCTCTGGCAGTTTCATCCCGCGCTGTCCAGCCTGATCGTCGATCAGCCGGACGTGCTGGTGTCGCGCAGCAGCGACGGCGTGCTCTCAGTGGCGGGCGTACCGGTGCCGACCCGCCATAGCGGCAACGACACCTTGTCCACCTGGCTGCTGCGTCAACAGGCGATCGTGGTGCGCGGCGGCGCGCTGCGCTGGCGCGATGCGCAGCATGACGCGCCGGAGTTGGCGCTGCGCGACATCCGCATCGCGATTCTCAACGACGGCTACGATCACCGCCTCGCGCTGCAGGCGCCCGCCGACGGTCAGGTCCTGCACGGCCCGCTCGATTTCCGCACGCACTTCAAACACGCGCCGCTCTCCGCGATCGGCAAGCCGATCAACTGGACCGGTCAGGTGTACGTCTCGACCGGCCCGGTCGATTTGCCGACGCTCGCGCGCTACGTCGATTTCCCGATCGAGACGTTTGCCGGCCGTATCGACAACGCCATCTGGATCGACTTCACCGAGGGACGCATGAAGTCGGCGGGCGGCCAACTCGCCGGCACCGACGTCGCCCTGCGGGTGCGTCCGACCCAGCCGAAGCTGCTGGTGCCGGTCGCCAATTTCTCGTGGCGCCTCGAAGCCGAACAGGGCGACTACAAGCTGCAACTCAGCCAGCTGCATGCCGAACTCGGCCAGCCACCGCTCGACGACGGCACGCCGCTCACCCGCACGCTCGCGCTCACCACGCTGAACGGACGCTACCGGACCGCCTCGCAGCAGCATGGGCAACTCGTCAGCGTGAGCGGCGATCGTGTCGACCTGGGCATCCTCGCCGAATTCAGCCGTGCGTTGCCGCTGCCGCAGCGTCTGCTGAACAATCTGGTGCGCTTCAATCCGCGCGGTCTGGTGGCCAATTATGTAATCGAGGTCGAGCGCGGCAAGCCGGAGTCGGGCGAAGCAGGCAGCGATCATCGCCCGAGCGGCGCCGAGCCGATCGAGCACTACCGCTTCAAGGGCGATCTGCAAGGCATCAGCGTGGCCGCCCAGGAGCCGCCGCCGGGGCTCACGCCGCTGAATCACCCACGCGCGGGTATCCCCGGCATCGAGAATCTGTGGGGCAGCGTGGATGCCGACGAGACCCACGGCACCGCCCTGCTCGACACCTCCAATGTCGCCATCACGCTGCCGGGGGTGTTCGACGATCCGCGCCTGAAGCTCGATCATCTGCACGGCCGGGCCGACTGGGCCATCAAACTGAAGGCGCCGGGAGAGAACCGCCCGGCCTTCACCGTGAAGCTGGCCGATTTCAGCGTCTCGAACGCCGACGTCGCCGCCACCGCCTCCGCCGACTACAGCAACCCCGGCCACGGACGCGGCTCGCTCGATCTGAAAGCGGACTTCCAGCGCGCGCAGGTGGCGCGCATCGTCCGCTATTTGCCGACCAGCATCAGCGAAAAGCTGCGCATCTATCTGGGTCACGGCTTGCAGGCCGGCATGTCGCAGGGCGCCACCATCGAGGTGCATGGCGATCTGACCAAGTTCCCGTACTCGCGCGATCCGAGCGCCGGGCTATTCCATATCGTCGCGCCGTTCAAGGGCGGCAAGTTCGATCCGACGCCCTTCCCGCCGCGCAAGATGAGGAACGGCACGCCGAATGTGTGGCCGGCGCTCGACGGCATCGACGGCGTGTTCGAGCTCAAGCAGAACGTGCTGCGCTTCGATATCGACCGGGCGCATTACAAGCAGGTCGCACTGATCGGCGTCAACGGCAGGATCGAGGACCTCGGCACCAAGGCGTCGAGCCTCGTCATCAAGGGCGATGGCCACGGGCCGCTCGCCGACATGCTCGACTACGTGAACGCCAGCTCGCTCGGCATCATGGCGAAGCATGAAACCGAGAAGGTGCGCGCCGAAGGGCCGGCGTCCCTCGCGCTTCAGCTCACGGTGCCGCGTACGCCGAAGCCGCACATCGCTGTGGAAGGCGCGGTCGGCTTCCAGAACAACCGCTTGAGCGTCGAGAACGTGCCGCCGCTGTCGCAACTGAAGGGCAAGGTGCATTTCACCGAACACACGGCGCAGGTGGAGCGGCTCTCCGGGCAATTCCTCGGCGGCGACGTGCACGCGAACGGCGGCTTGAAGAAGGACGGCACCTATGCGCTCGACCTCGGCGGCCATATCGCCGTCGACGCGGCACGCGGCCTCAATCTGCATGGCTCGGCCGCGCAGGTGCTGACGCGTATGAGCGGCAGCGCGCCCTACGCGCTCAACGTGCGCGGCGCCAAGGGGCGGTTGCCCGAAGTGACGGCGAACTCCGACCTGACCGGCCTCGCGCTCGACTTCCCGGCGCCGTTCAACAAGCCGGTCGGCACGCCGATGCCACTGCGCTTCGCCGTCAACCCGTCCGCCGCGTTTGGTGAAACCGGCCTGGAACGCGCCGATCTCACCTTCGGTCCGGTCGCCGCCACCTATCTGCTGCGCTACCAGCCGAAGACGGCGCCGACGGTCGTGCGCGGCGCGGTCGGCGTGAACAGGCCCGCCGACCTGCCATCGGAAGGCGTGACCGCGGCCGTCGAGCTGGACGCATTCGATGCGGACGCGTGGCGTGCGCTGGTCGCCCAGATGCGCAGCAAAGAAGCGCCCGCTCCTGCCACGGCCACGCCAGCCGCGCCGAACCCGACCGTCACGCAATTCCTGCCGAACCGCTTCGCGCTGCACATCGGCACGCTGACGCTGCTCAAGCGTCACTGGGACAGCGTGATCGTCGGCGCGTCGCATGCGGACCGCACGTGGCAGGCGAACATCGCCTCGAACCAGGTGTCGGGCCATGTGTCGTGGCTGCCGGGCGCGACGAAAGAATCGCCCGGTACGCTGCAGGCGCGCTTTGCCCGCGTGGTGATTCCATCGGCCACCGACAAGGACCTGCTCGGCCAGGCGATATCGGCGCCGGCGCAGAACATGCCGTCCATCGATCTGGTGGTCAACGAACTGATCTTCCGCGACCGCAACGTCGGCCGTCTCGAAGTCGATGCGCACAACTTCGACGAAGACGGCGTGCCGGTCTGGCAACTCGACAAGCTCGACATCACCAACTCCGCCGCCACGCTGACCGCCACCGCGAACTGGCGCACCTCGACCGAACTTGGCAACAGCGCCGATCAAGCCACACCGCGCCGCACCGTGTTCGATTTCAAGCTCGACATCAAGGACGCCGGCGCGCTGCTGGAGCGCTTCGGCCAGCCGCGCACGCTCAAGGCGGGCAACGGCTCGCTCTCGGGCAAGGTGGTGTGGCAGGGCGGCCCGACCAAGATCGACTATCCGACCTTCAACGGCAATCTGGCAGTCGATCTGCGGCATGGCCAGATTCTCAAGGTCGATCCGGGCGTCGCCAAGCTGCTGGGCGTGCTCAGCCTGCAAAGCCTCGCGCGCTTCGCCACGATGAACTTCCACGACGTGATCGGCGAAGGCTTGCCGTTCGAGCACGTCACCGGCACGGCGCAGATTCACAACGGCATCGGCCGCACCGAGAACTTCGAGTTGGTGACCGCGCCGGCGCGCGCCGAGATGAAGGGTTCGGTCGATCTCGCTCAGGAAACCCAGGATCTGCACGTGCGGGTCGTGCCGACGATCAGCGCCGGCGCCGGCGTGATTGCCGCGGCCGTCATCAATCCGCTGCTCGGGCTGGGCGCGCTGGTGGCCGATGTGGCCTTTAGCCAGACCGTCTCGCACGCGTTCGCGCGCGATTACGCGATCACTGGGTCGTGGTCGAAACCGCACGTCGAGCGGGTGAAGGACGATCGCGGTAAGATGGACGCTCCGGCTTCGACCGTGGAAGCGCACTGA
- a CDS encoding carbon-nitrogen hydrolase family protein, producing MSETHVSSTVSSGSLKSAFRVAALQMVSTPDRERNLAEAGRLIAEAAAEGAQLVLLPEYFCFMGFKDTDKLAVREPYQDGPIQRFLADAARRHKVWVIGGTLPLMSPEASRVLNTTLVFDPQGNEAARYDKIHLFNFEKGEESFDEARTICPGGEVRTFEAPFGRVGLSVCYDLRFPELYRRMGDCALIVVPSAFTYTTGRAHWEMLLRARAVENQCYVLAAAQGGKHENGRRTWGHSMLIDPWGEIVAVRDEGAGVVAGNLERARIDEVRQSLPAWRHRVLS from the coding sequence ATGAGCGAAACACACGTCTCTTCAACCGTCTCCAGCGGTTCCCTGAAAAGCGCATTCCGTGTCGCCGCGCTGCAAATGGTCAGCACACCGGATCGCGAGCGCAATCTGGCCGAGGCCGGGCGCCTGATCGCCGAAGCCGCCGCCGAGGGCGCGCAACTCGTCCTGCTGCCTGAATACTTCTGCTTCATGGGCTTCAAGGACACGGACAAGCTTGCCGTGCGCGAACCCTATCAGGACGGCCCGATCCAGCGCTTTCTTGCCGACGCCGCGCGCCGCCACAAAGTCTGGGTGATCGGCGGCACGCTGCCGTTGATGTCGCCCGAAGCCTCGCGTGTGCTGAACACCACGCTGGTGTTCGACCCGCAAGGCAACGAGGCCGCGCGCTACGACAAGATCCACCTGTTCAACTTTGAAAAGGGCGAGGAATCGTTCGACGAGGCGCGCACCATCTGCCCCGGCGGCGAGGTCCGCACGTTCGAGGCGCCGTTCGGCCGCGTCGGCCTGTCGGTCTGCTACGATCTGCGCTTTCCGGAACTGTACCGGCGCATGGGCGACTGCGCGCTGATCGTGGTGCCGTCGGCGTTCACCTACACGACCGGCCGCGCGCATTGGGAAATGCTGCTGCGCGCCCGGGCGGTCGAAAACCAGTGTTACGTGCTGGCCGCGGCGCAAGGCGGCAAACATGAAAACGGCCGCCGTACGTGGGGCCACAGCATGCTGATCGACCCGTGGGGCGAAATCGTCGCGGTGCGCGACGAAGGCGCAGGCGTGGTCGCCGGCAATCTCGAGCGTGCGCGCATCGACGAAGTGCGACAGAGTCTGCCCGCCTGGCGTCATCGCGTGCTCAGTTGA
- the tldD gene encoding metalloprotease TldD, whose amino-acid sequence MNIIEPGIRNLATAKDILLTPYGLDEALLTRTLAEIFTHKIDYADLYFQYTRSEAWSLEESIVKSGSFSIDQGVGVRAVSGDRTAFAYSDDLSPEAIRQAALATRSIAKAGGGKQKIKVASSLTGIAGRDLYLPADPLHSLDATAKVKLLERIEQMARGRDPRIQQVMAGLAGEYDVVLVARSDGGFAADIRPLVRVSVTVIAEQNGRREIGSGGGGGRFDYGYFTDDVLSGYVDDAVHAALVNLEARPAPAGAMTVVLGPGWPGVLLHEAIGHGLEGDFNRKGSSAFAGRIGEQVAAKGVTVVDDGTLPNRRGSLNIDDEGNSTQCTTLIEDGILKGYIQDTLNARLMKMPVTGNARRESYAALPMPRMTNTYMLNGDKDPQEIIASVKNGLYAVNFGGGQVDITNGKFVFSASEAYMIENGKVTYPVKGATLIGSGPESLKYVSMIGNDMKLDSGVGVCGKEGQSVPVGVGQPTLRIDRMTVGGTA is encoded by the coding sequence ATGAACATCATCGAACCCGGTATCCGTAATCTCGCCACCGCCAAGGACATCCTCCTGACGCCCTACGGTCTCGACGAAGCCCTGCTCACCCGCACGCTCGCCGAAATCTTCACGCACAAGATCGACTACGCCGACCTGTATTTCCAGTACACGCGCAGCGAAGCGTGGAGTCTCGAAGAAAGCATCGTGAAATCAGGCAGCTTCAGTATCGACCAGGGCGTCGGCGTGCGCGCCGTGTCGGGCGACCGCACGGCTTTCGCCTATTCGGACGACCTGTCGCCCGAAGCGATCCGCCAGGCGGCGCTCGCCACCCGTTCGATCGCCAAGGCGGGCGGCGGCAAGCAGAAGATCAAGGTGGCGTCGTCGCTGACCGGCATCGCCGGGCGCGATCTGTATCTGCCGGCCGATCCGCTGCATTCGCTCGACGCCACCGCGAAGGTCAAGCTGCTCGAGCGCATCGAACAGATGGCGCGCGGGCGCGATCCGCGTATCCAGCAGGTCATGGCCGGCCTCGCCGGTGAATACGACGTGGTGCTGGTCGCGCGCAGCGACGGCGGCTTCGCGGCCGACATTCGTCCGCTGGTGCGTGTGTCGGTCACGGTGATCGCCGAGCAGAACGGCCGCCGCGAAATCGGCAGCGGTGGCGGCGGCGGCCGCTTCGACTACGGCTATTTCACTGACGACGTGCTGTCGGGCTATGTCGACGACGCCGTGCATGCGGCGCTGGTCAATCTCGAAGCCCGTCCGGCGCCGGCCGGCGCGATGACCGTCGTGCTCGGACCGGGCTGGCCCGGCGTGCTGCTGCACGAAGCGATCGGCCACGGTCTCGAAGGCGACTTCAACCGGAAGGGTTCGTCGGCATTCGCCGGACGAATCGGCGAACAGGTCGCCGCCAAGGGCGTCACCGTGGTCGACGACGGCACGCTGCCGAACCGCCGCGGCTCGCTCAATATCGACGACGAAGGCAACTCTACCCAGTGCACCACGCTGATCGAGGACGGCATCCTGAAGGGCTACATCCAGGACACGCTGAACGCGCGTCTAATGAAAATGCCGGTCACCGGCAACGCGCGCCGCGAGTCGTATGCAGCGCTGCCCATGCCGCGCATGACCAACACGTACATGCTCAACGGCGACAAGGACCCGCAGGAAATCATCGCCTCCGTGAAAAACGGCCTGTATGCGGTGAACTTCGGCGGCGGCCAGGTCGACATCACCAACGGCAAGTTCGTGTTCTCGGCGTCCGAGGCGTACATGATCGAAAACGGCAAGGTCACGTACCCGGTGAAGGGCGCGACGCTGATCGGCAGCGGCCCGGAATCGCTCAAATACGTCAGCATGATCGGCAACGACATGAAGCTCGATTCGGGCGTCGGCGTGTGCGGCAAGGAAGGCCAGAGCGTGCCGGTGGGCGTCGGCCAACCCACGCTGCGGATCGACCGGATGACGGTCGGCGGCACAGCCTGA